The following DNA comes from Gemella massiliensis.
TTCGGTCGATAATTTTTCTTGGTTTTCTTTTTTTTTGTAGTTTCGGTTTTTGCTATAAAGTTTGTAAATACTTTTTCTACTTCTTCTTTTGTAGTTGCTTTGTTTAAACCGTTTTTCACATCAATATCCATTAATGCTTGCGAAAGTGAAGCTAACGCCTTTAAATGTTCATCAGCACCACTGTCCGGTGCACAAATCATAAAGATATGGTTGGCAGGTTGACCGTCAAAGCTTTCCCATTCAACACCGGTATCACTTTTTGCATAAATAATCATAGCTTTATTAAAATCTGCACTTTTAGCATGAGGAATAGCAATACCCTCACCAACACCTGTTGTTGATTGCTTTTCACGTGTCATTAAAGCATCATAAAAGCTTTTCTTGTTAGCGATAATATCTTTTTCAACTAATAATGTTGTAAGTTTATCCAATGCTTCTTGTTTATCAGTTGCACTGAAATTAAATTGTATTAAGTCAAAATTTATAACATCTGTTAATTTCATCTTATTCTCCTTATAACTTATTTTATTTTTTTAACATTTATTTGTTCTACTACCGTTTCAATTAATTCTTTACTGCCGACACCGACCGAAAATGACGTAGCACCCCCTGCCGCAGAGGCATATTTTAACGCTATTTCATAATTTTTTGTTTTATTATACATAGCAACAAACATAGCAAGCATACTATCACCTGCTGCCACCGTTGAAATAATATCTCCTTTAGCTACATTAACCGAATAAACTTCATTGTTTTCTGTAAGAAGTATTGCTCCTTTTGCTCCACGTGAAACAAGGACATTTTTTGCTCCGTGGTCTTTTAATTTCGTTGCATAAGTCAAAATATCTTTTTCGTTGATAATTTTTACTCCGAACATTTCTCCCAGTTCAAATTCATTCGGTTTTACTACAAACGGTTTATATTGTAATGTTTCCAATACCAGATCTTTATTACTGTCAACAACGAGTAAGGCACCTTTTTGTGAAATAGTTTTAGCAATACGTTTAAAATTTTCAATATTCATACCGCTAATAACATTTCCTGATAGAAAAACGACATCATTGTCTGTTAGATTTTCCAATTTCGTAAAAAATTCTACGATATTTTTATTATTTACAGCACTACTTTGTCCATTTATTTCAGTTTCGGTTTCGGTTTTAAGTTTCATATTGATTCTTGTTACTCCGGCAGTTTCTACAAAATCATAATGAATACCTAGCTTATCTAGTTCTGATTTTATAAAATAACCTGTAAAACCTGCCACAAAACCAAGTGCCTTAGTTTCTACATTAACATTATTTAATAACATTGAAATATTAATTCCTTTGCCGCCGACTACATATTGCGCTTCTTTTGTTCTGTTAAGTTTTCCAAGTTCGAAATTTTCAGCACTAACTAGCATATCGACAGCCGGATTAAGAGTTATTGTATAATACACTATTTATCCTCCTTTGTTTTTACTTCTATTATGTTGTCATATATTTTAAATTCTTCCGGAACGGAATATGATATTATCGTTACATCTTTTAAATCTGCAAATTTTTGAAATTTTCTATGCCCAAATTTTGTTTTATCAGCCAAGATGAATTTTCTTTTACTATTTTTTAGGGCTATTTGTTTAATAAATGCTTCACTCTCTTCGGCGGTAGTAAGCCCGAACTTCGCATCTACACCGTTACAACCGACAAAACACATATCAAAACTGTAATTTTCAAGTTGTTTTATTGCGGAATGACCGATTACAGCTTGTGTTGAGTGTTTAATTGTTCCACCTAAAATAATAGTGTGGATTTTGTTGTGTATTAATCTTGCTAAGTGATAACTTGAATTAGTTACAACGGTAATTCTTTTATCACGAAGAAAATCAATTATTTCAAATGTTGAAGTCCCGGCATCAAGATAAATTGTTTGACCGGATTCTATAATATTGTTTGCTATATATCTTGCAACTTCTTTTTTATCTTTAATATTTTCTGAACGTTTAATAATAACACTTTCTTCTAAACCGCGTGCTGATGTTTTTTTAGATGCACCGCCATGAGTTCTGTAAAGTAGATTTTTTTCTTCAAGCAAGGTCAAATCACGACGAACGGTTGCCTCTGACACCCCGAGTTTTTCTATTAATTCTTGAAGAGTAACAAAACCGTTTTTTTCTAATAACTCTAATATTTTATTGTGCCTTTCGTTTCTCATCAACTAATCTCCTTATTCTTCTTTTATTATATCTAATGTAATACAGTTGTACAATCTTTTTCAAGTAAAAACACTCAAAAACAGTCATTTTATAGATTGTTTTTGAGTGTTTGTTTTGTTTTACTTGAATGTTTTTCATTATGAGGAGCGTTTTATTATGCAGTGAATTAATATTTTAGTAAGTTTAACTTTACTTCCCTTCTAAATTTATTATCCAAACTTCCGAGCGAGCGGTTGTTTTGAATGGTGGACCCCAGAAACCGTAACCGCTTGTAGTAAAGAAGTGTTTATTATTGATTTTTTTATAGCCATGATCTAAAACATAGACCTTATCTGTTATATAATTAAACGGCCAAATTTGACCACGGTGAGTATGTCCGGATAATTGTACGTCAATCGGTAATAAACTGTGTGTTTCTACGGCATTCGGTTGATGATCTATTAAAATTGTAGTCTTATCGGTATCAACATTTTTTAATAAATCCATAGTCGTTAATCTATCTCTACTAACACTTCTATCTTTACGCCCGACGAGTGTTATATCGTCGGTTAATTTTACGGTTTCATCCGCAAGAGTTTTTATCCCTGTTTTAGAAATTTCATTAATAATATCTTCCGTGTTATGATCGTGATTTCCCATTACAGTATAAACACCGAGGGGAGCGTGAAGTTTGCTAAGAGTTTTTCCCATGTTAAGTTTTTTGTACATAACCATATCATCATCCATTATATCCCCGGCAATAATAACAACATCAGGTTTTTGGTTTTCTATTATTGTGTTTAACTTTTCAAGTTGATTGTTACCGAAGAAGGTTCCGAGATGTAAATCGGCTACCATAGCGATTTTAAGTGGTTTTTCAAGGTGTTTATTAACTTTTACAGTTTGATTTTTTACTGTCGGTGAATATGCCCAAAATAATCCCAGTGCAGTCATATTTAGTAAAAATATACCTGTAAGTGTTAAACTTATGCCTTGTGATAAACTTATTTTAAATAATTTTAGTATCCGGTATAAAATAGTCAAAACAACTAAAGCCACAAAGCCGTTACTGAAATAGAAAAACCAAATATTTCCATAATTTACAATAGGTGCACCAAGTCTCAGTATATAACTTAATATTGAAAAATCGGCAACTATAAACAATATTATACAAAGCCAAAGTCTAACTTTTTGCGTTGTATATGGAGTTATCATCCATTTTAAACCAAACCAGAGAAGAAGTATCAAAAATTCATAAAAAACAGCAACCCCTATAAATACGGCGAATGTTTTCCAATTACCCAACATAAAAAATCCTCCAAACTTAACTTACTTTTCTAATAAAAATTAGGAGTTAGGTTGCCCTACTCCTAAAGTAACTAATAGTATAAAATAAGATGTTAAAATAAAGTTAAAAAATTTTTATTAAATTTAATAGAGGGAGAGTTAAAAATTGTTTTCCAACTCTCCTTCTATAAATAATTATTTTTTAAAATATTCTAAACCTTTTGTTAAACGTTCATTTACATAGTCCCAATTTACGATGCGGAAAAACTCTCTAATGTAATCCGGACGGCGATTTTGGTAGTTTAAATAGTAAGCATGCTCCCATACATCAAGACATAATAATGGGTATAAACCGCTCAAATATGGGCTGTCTTGATTAGCTGTTGAAGTTACTGCTAGTTTTCCTTCTTTATTCAGTACCAACCATGCCCAACCACTACCAAATCTTGTAGCTGCAGCAGTAGAAAAACTTTTTACAAATTCTTCATATCCACCTAATTCAGCATCAACTTTTTCTTTAATTAATCCTGAAAATTCTGAGCTGTCTACTTTAGTTAAAGATTTCCAAAATAGTGAGTGATTGTGATGTCCGCCGCCATTATTTATTACAGCTTGACGAATGTCGGTTGGAACTTTTTCTATGTTACGAAGTAAACCACAAACACACTTCGCTTCGAATTCAGGGTGTTTTTCTAATGCCGCATTTAAGTTATTAACATATGTAGCATGGTGTTTATCGTGATGAATTTCCATAGTTTTAGCATCGATAACCGGTTCTAAAAAATCAAATCCATAAGGTAATTCTGGTAATTTGAATGTCATTT
Coding sequences within:
- a CDS encoding PTS sugar transporter subunit IIA, with the translated sequence MKLTDVINFDLIQFNFSATDKQEALDKLTTLLVEKDIIANKKSFYDALMTREKQSTTGVGEGIAIPHAKSADFNKAMIIYAKSDTGVEWESFDGQPANHIFMICAPDSGADEHLKALASLSQALMDIDVKNGLNKATTKEEVEKVFTNFIAKTETTKKKKTKKNYRPKKKLILSL
- a CDS encoding 1-phosphofructokinase family hexose kinase is translated as MYYTITLNPAVDMLVSAENFELGKLNRTKEAQYVVGGKGINISMLLNNVNVETKALGFVAGFTGYFIKSELDKLGIHYDFVETAGVTRINMKLKTETETEINGQSSAVNNKNIVEFFTKLENLTDNDVVFLSGNVISGMNIENFKRIAKTISQKGALLVVDSNKDLVLETLQYKPFVVKPNEFELGEMFGVKIINEKDILTYATKLKDHGAKNVLVSRGAKGAILLTENNEVYSVNVAKGDIISTVAAGDSMLAMFVAMYNKTKNYEIALKYASAAGGATSFSVGVGSKELIETVVEQINVKKIK
- a CDS encoding DeoR/GlpR family DNA-binding transcription regulator — encoded protein: MRNERHNKILELLEKNGFVTLQELIEKLGVSEATVRRDLTLLEEKNLLYRTHGGASKKTSARGLEESVIIKRSENIKDKKEVARYIANNIIESGQTIYLDAGTSTFEIIDFLRDKRITVVTNSSYHLARLIHNKIHTIILGGTIKHSTQAVIGHSAIKQLENYSFDMCFVGCNGVDAKFGLTTAEESEAFIKQIALKNSKRKFILADKTKFGHRKFQKFADLKDVTIISYSVPEEFKIYDNIIEVKTKEDK
- a CDS encoding metallophosphoesterase, whose protein sequence is MLGNWKTFAVFIGVAVFYEFLILLLWFGLKWMITPYTTQKVRLWLCIILFIVADFSILSYILRLGAPIVNYGNIWFFYFSNGFVALVVLTILYRILKLFKISLSQGISLTLTGIFLLNMTALGLFWAYSPTVKNQTVKVNKHLEKPLKIAMVADLHLGTFFGNNQLEKLNTIIENQKPDVVIIAGDIMDDDMVMYKKLNMGKTLSKLHAPLGVYTVMGNHDHNTEDIINEISKTGIKTLADETVKLTDDITLVGRKDRSVSRDRLTTMDLLKNVDTDKTTILIDHQPNAVETHSLLPIDVQLSGHTHRGQIWPFNYITDKVYVLDHGYKKINNKHFFTTSGYGFWGPPFKTTARSEVWIINLEGK
- a CDS encoding superoxide dismutase, giving the protein MTFKLPELPYGFDFLEPVIDAKTMEIHHDKHHATYVNNLNAALEKHPEFEAKCVCGLLRNIEKVPTDIRQAVINNGGGHHNHSLFWKSLTKVDSSEFSGLIKEKVDAELGGYEEFVKSFSTAAATRFGSGWAWLVLNKEGKLAVTSTANQDSPYLSGLYPLLCLDVWEHAYYLNYQNRRPDYIREFFRIVNWDYVNERLTKGLEYFKK